A genomic segment from Peribacillus sp. ACCC06369 encodes:
- a CDS encoding NAD kinase, protein MKFAITSKGDAKSNTLMQRMRTYLQDFHLEYDEDQPDIVISVGGDGTLLYAFHRYKNRLDKTAFVGVHTGHLGFYADWTPDEIEKLVIALAKTPFQIVEYPLLETIVRYQHGGRETRFLALNESTVKSVEGTLVMDVEIRGQHFETFRGDGLCIATPSGSTAYNKALGGAIVHPSIDAIQITELASINNRVFRTVGSPLLLPAHHTCMFRPVNAVNFQITIDHLTLLQEDVKSIQCRVADEKIRFARFRPFPFWKRVHDSFIAN, encoded by the coding sequence ATGAAATTTGCGATTACGTCAAAAGGAGATGCGAAATCGAATACTTTAATGCAAAGGATGCGAACGTATCTTCAGGACTTTCATTTGGAATATGACGAAGATCAGCCGGATATTGTCATTTCTGTCGGTGGTGATGGCACCTTATTATACGCTTTTCACCGTTATAAGAATCGATTGGACAAAACCGCCTTTGTTGGAGTACATACAGGACATCTTGGTTTTTATGCGGATTGGACCCCTGATGAAATTGAAAAATTGGTGATAGCGTTAGCAAAAACCCCATTTCAAATTGTGGAATATCCACTGCTCGAAACAATCGTCCGTTATCAGCATGGTGGACGGGAAACCAGATTTTTGGCTTTGAATGAATCGACAGTCAAAAGTGTTGAAGGTACGCTCGTCATGGATGTTGAAATACGCGGACAGCATTTCGAGACATTCCGTGGAGATGGTTTATGCATTGCGACACCATCCGGAAGCACGGCTTATAATAAGGCGCTTGGTGGTGCCATCGTCCATCCATCAATCGATGCCATCCAGATTACCGAATTGGCATCCATTAACAACCGGGTATTTAGGACGGTCGGATCGCCTCTTCTGCTGCCGGCTCATCATACGTGCATGTTCAGGCCGGTCAATGCAGTCAATTTTCAAATTACGATTGACCATTTGACCCTGCTTCAGGAAGATGTAAAGTCGATACAGTGCCGAGTGGCAGATGAAAAGATCCGGTTTGCCAGATTCCGCCCTTTTCCTTTCTGGAAAAGAGTGCATGATTCATTTATTGCTAACTAA
- the pepF gene encoding oligoendopeptidase F, translated as MAQETKVNALPSRSEIAAEDTWRLEDIFATEEDWEAAFKVVKEDLKKAEAHKGTLGESAEKLFAALQLQDEVFEKLGKVYSYSHMRNDQDTTNPFYQGMEDRAKALYAQAAAAFSYMVPELLSIDESKLEGFLEEKEELKLYKHSLEEINLQRPHILSAEQEELLAQASEVLDSSGNTFGMLNNADLKFPTIKDEEGNEVEITHGRYIRFLESDDRRVREEAFKGVYSKYGEFRNTFASTLSGEVKNHNFNATVRKYDSARQAALSSNNIPETVYDNLVKTVNDNLPLLHRYLDLRKKVLELDELHMYDLFTPLVKEVKMEVTYEEAKDYVLKGLAPLGEDYLNVLKEGFENRWVDVHENVGKRSGAYSSGTYGTNPYILMNWQNNVNNLFTLVHEFGHSVHSYYTRKYQPYPYGNYSIFVAEVASTCNENLLNDYLLNTIEEEKKRIYLLNHYLEGFRGTLFRQTMFAEFEHTIHLKAQNGEALTADMLTKEYYELNKKYFGENVSIDEEIGLEWARIPHFYYNYYVYQYATGISAATALSKQILEEGEPAVKRYLEFLKSGSSDYPIEVLKKAGVDMTKAEPVQEAMNVFEEKLNELEELLNK; from the coding sequence ATGGCACAGGAAACAAAAGTGAATGCATTACCCTCAAGAAGTGAAATAGCTGCAGAGGATACTTGGAGATTGGAAGATATCTTCGCCACCGAAGAAGATTGGGAAGCTGCCTTCAAAGTAGTGAAGGAAGACCTCAAGAAAGCGGAGGCACATAAAGGGACGTTGGGCGAAAGCGCAGAAAAGTTATTTGCAGCCCTTCAACTCCAAGATGAAGTATTCGAGAAGCTTGGGAAAGTTTATTCTTATTCACATATGCGCAATGACCAAGATACAACCAATCCTTTTTACCAAGGGATGGAGGATCGGGCCAAAGCTTTATACGCCCAGGCAGCAGCTGCGTTTTCATATATGGTTCCTGAGTTATTGAGTATTGACGAAAGCAAATTGGAAGGGTTTTTAGAAGAAAAAGAAGAATTGAAATTATATAAACATTCTTTAGAGGAAATTAATCTTCAGAGACCCCATATCTTATCTGCCGAGCAGGAAGAATTATTGGCACAAGCATCAGAAGTACTCGATTCATCAGGCAATACTTTCGGTATGCTTAACAATGCTGATTTGAAATTCCCGACCATCAAGGATGAAGAGGGAAATGAAGTGGAAATAACTCACGGAAGGTATATCCGTTTTCTTGAGAGTGATGATCGACGTGTACGTGAGGAGGCATTTAAAGGGGTATACAGCAAGTATGGTGAGTTCCGTAATACGTTTGCTTCAACCCTGTCAGGAGAGGTGAAAAACCATAATTTCAATGCCACAGTACGAAAATATGATTCAGCACGCCAAGCGGCGTTAAGTAGCAATAACATTCCGGAGACCGTATATGATAATCTCGTTAAAACAGTCAATGACAACTTGCCTTTACTGCACCGTTATCTTGATTTACGTAAAAAAGTACTCGAATTAGATGAACTTCATATGTATGATCTATTCACTCCTCTTGTAAAAGAAGTGAAGATGGAAGTGACATATGAGGAGGCCAAAGATTATGTCCTAAAGGGTCTTGCTCCGCTTGGTGAGGACTATTTGAATGTTTTGAAAGAGGGATTTGAAAACCGTTGGGTCGATGTACATGAAAACGTAGGGAAACGAAGCGGTGCCTATTCTTCTGGTACATACGGGACGAATCCATATATTTTAATGAACTGGCAAAATAACGTCAATAACCTATTCACGCTCGTTCATGAGTTTGGGCATTCGGTCCATAGCTACTATACGCGTAAATACCAGCCATACCCATACGGGAATTATTCGATATTTGTAGCGGAAGTTGCATCGACTTGTAATGAAAACCTGTTGAATGATTATTTACTTAATACAATCGAAGAAGAAAAGAAACGCATTTATTTATTGAATCACTATCTAGAAGGTTTCCGTGGAACATTGTTCCGCCAAACGATGTTTGCAGAGTTTGAACATACCATTCATCTTAAAGCTCAAAATGGGGAAGCATTGACAGCGGATATGCTTACTAAGGAATATTATGAGCTGAACAAGAAATACTTTGGCGAGAATGTGAGCATTGATGAAGAAATCGGTTTGGAATGGGCACGTATTCCACATTTCTATTATAATTACTATGTTTATCAATATGCGACCGGAATCAGTGCAGCAACAGCTTTAAGCAAGCAAATCCTTGAAGAAGGAGAGCCTGCTGTCAAAAGGTATCTGGAGTTCTTGAAATCTGGAAGTTCTGATTATCCGATTGAAGTACTCAAAAAGGCTGGCGTCGATATGACAAAAGCCGAGCCTGTACAAGAAGCCATGAATGTATTCGAAGAAAAATTAAATGAGTTGGAAGAGCTTTTGAATAAGTAG
- the cls gene encoding cardiolipin synthase translates to MKNIVGIGLLILLLVGIWYFLTNDVSGGLIFYSSLILTLLLVIIGFIIFLENRDPIQTITWLVIFGAFPFIGFLFYFLFGRNFRKERIFRKKYFLDKQRFVKLSGEAEYNDRIKEMGENSQQLFTLANRLGNSPISFTTETRILRNGKETFSNIIEELKKARHHIHLEYYIVRDDRIGGVLKDVLIQKVREGVKVRFLYDAVGSWKLARSYIDELKNAGVEMVAFGPLHLPLLNNKFNFRNHRKIIVIDGSVGFIGGLNIGDEYLGHDPKFGSWRDTHLIVKGDAVRTLQIIFLQDWYYSTNNSFLTDEYLLTGVPVHHEHGGVQLIGGGPDSEWTIIKSIFFKMITSAEKSVWIASPYFVPDDDIFQALKVAALSGLDVRLLVPKNPDKHIVFHASRTYFPELLASGVRIFQYNEGFMHSKIIIVDDQLASIGTTNMDMRSFHLNFEVNAFLYRTESTQQLVNDFLEDIKVSQEVEIVAFSKRNFGLKVLESTCRLLSPLL, encoded by the coding sequence GTGAAGAATATAGTTGGCATCGGTCTGCTTATTCTCTTGTTGGTCGGAATTTGGTATTTTCTAACAAATGACGTCAGTGGCGGGCTGATTTTTTATTCTAGCCTTATATTGACCCTTTTGTTGGTGATAATTGGTTTTATCATTTTCCTGGAAAATCGGGATCCCATACAGACCATTACATGGCTTGTTATTTTTGGCGCTTTCCCTTTCATCGGTTTCTTATTTTACTTTTTGTTTGGCCGTAATTTTCGGAAAGAAAGGATATTTCGCAAGAAGTACTTTTTGGATAAGCAAAGATTCGTGAAATTAAGCGGCGAAGCGGAATATAATGATCGAATTAAGGAAATGGGCGAGAACTCTCAGCAATTATTCACTCTTGCAAATAGGCTAGGGAATAGCCCTATTTCATTTACGACAGAAACCCGGATTTTAAGGAATGGTAAGGAGACATTTTCCAATATCATCGAAGAATTAAAAAAAGCCAGACATCATATTCATTTAGAATATTATATTGTTAGGGATGACCGCATTGGCGGTGTGCTAAAGGATGTCTTGATACAAAAAGTAAGAGAAGGGGTAAAAGTCCGTTTTCTCTATGATGCGGTTGGTTCATGGAAGTTAGCTCGCTCTTATATCGATGAACTGAAGAATGCAGGGGTCGAAATGGTTGCCTTTGGTCCGTTGCATCTCCCTTTATTAAATAATAAATTCAATTTTCGTAATCACCGTAAAATAATTGTGATAGATGGCTCTGTCGGTTTCATCGGTGGCCTCAATATTGGGGATGAATATTTGGGTCATGATCCGAAATTCGGTTCTTGGCGTGATACGCATCTTATCGTGAAAGGGGATGCGGTCAGGACTTTACAGATCATATTTCTGCAGGATTGGTATTATAGCACCAATAATAGCTTTTTAACGGATGAATATCTCTTGACTGGCGTGCCGGTGCATCATGAGCATGGTGGAGTTCAATTGATTGGCGGCGGGCCTGATAGTGAGTGGACGATCATTAAGAGCATTTTTTTTAAGATGATCACTTCTGCAGAAAAGTCCGTCTGGATTGCCTCACCCTATTTCGTTCCTGACGACGATATCTTTCAAGCATTGAAGGTAGCTGCTTTAAGTGGTTTGGATGTCAGGCTGCTGGTCCCAAAGAACCCCGATAAGCATATAGTATTTCATGCTTCGAGAACCTATTTTCCCGAATTGCTTGCTTCGGGAGTTCGTATATTCCAATATAATGAGGGCTTCATGCATAGTAAAATCATCATCGTTGATGACCAACTGGCTTCAATTGGGACAACCAATATGGATATGAGAAGCTTTCACTTGAATTTCGAAGTCAATGCCTTTCTCTACCGGACGGAAAGTACACAACAGCTTGTAAATGATTTTTTGGAAGATATAAAGGTATCCCAAGAGGTGGAAATTGTTGCATTTTCCAAACGGAATTTCGGGTTGAAAGTATTGGAATCAACTTGCCGATTGCTTTCACCCCTTCTATAG
- a CDS encoding ClpXP adapter SpxH family protein, with protein MSDWIKTQHCYDIGKKPIEIYVFVDPLCPECWGLEPIIRKLQIEYGQLFSLRHVLSGKIDSLNMGKNKNYENLAQVWEKTASRSGMSCDGSLWSENPISSPYTASIAIKAAELQGRKLAIRFLRQLQEYLFIGKRDISNIEVLTECAKTVGLDVEEFLFDINSSSAAKGFQCDMKITSEMEVTEIPSLVFFNQNIEEEGIKVSGVYSYEVYVQILEDMLNGLPAPAKPPSLEEFLSCFKLVATKEIETVYNMNKNNVELEMKKLVLKQLAEKIPAKYGTFWRYTKKQS; from the coding sequence ATTTCCGATTGGATCAAGACACAGCATTGCTATGATATAGGAAAAAAGCCAATTGAAATTTATGTTTTTGTTGATCCGCTTTGTCCCGAATGCTGGGGCTTAGAACCGATTATTAGGAAATTACAGATAGAATATGGTCAATTATTCAGTTTACGCCATGTTTTAAGCGGTAAAATCGATTCTCTTAATATGGGGAAAAATAAAAATTATGAAAACCTTGCTCAAGTTTGGGAAAAGACAGCCAGCCGCTCGGGAATGTCCTGTGACGGAAGTCTTTGGTCTGAAAACCCGATCTCTTCTCCTTATACAGCTTCCATCGCAATAAAAGCAGCGGAATTGCAGGGCCGTAAATTGGCCATTCGCTTTTTAAGGCAGCTTCAAGAATATTTATTCATAGGAAAAAGGGATATATCCAATATTGAAGTCTTGACCGAGTGTGCCAAGACGGTTGGATTGGATGTGGAGGAATTCCTTTTTGACATCAATTCTTCCAGTGCAGCCAAGGGTTTTCAATGTGACATGAAAATCACCAGTGAAATGGAAGTGACTGAAATCCCTTCCCTTGTTTTTTTCAATCAAAATATTGAAGAAGAGGGAATAAAAGTTTCGGGTGTCTATTCTTACGAGGTATATGTTCAAATTTTAGAAGATATGCTGAATGGCCTTCCCGCACCTGCCAAACCACCCTCCCTCGAAGAGTTTTTAAGCTGTTTCAAACTAGTGGCCACAAAGGAAATCGAAACGGTTTATAATATGAACAAGAATAACGTCGAATTGGAAATGAAGAAACTTGTTTTAAAACAGTTGGCAGAGAAAATTCCGGCTAAATATGGGACGTTTTGGAGATATACAAAGAAGCAGTCATGA
- a CDS encoding CYTH domain-containing protein, protein MNQHIEIEFKNLLSEKEFRQLIDYFHIVASNFKSQKNHYFDTLEFHLKNQGSALRIREKNGRYELTLKQPATEGLLETNQDIPEEAAYAFLNHNTFPEGEIQHLILECGINPKDFTCFGTLKTDRVEFPYKDGLLVLDHSSYVNQEDFELEYEVTDAKAGKKNFLTLLETLQIPEREPENKVKRFYRAKFQE, encoded by the coding sequence ATGAACCAGCATATTGAAATAGAATTTAAGAATCTCTTAAGTGAAAAGGAATTTCGTCAACTGATCGATTATTTTCATATCGTTGCATCGAACTTTAAATCACAGAAAAATCATTACTTCGATACATTAGAATTCCATTTGAAAAATCAGGGCTCTGCACTAAGGATCCGGGAGAAAAATGGTCGATACGAGCTGACTTTAAAACAGCCTGCTACAGAAGGATTATTGGAAACGAATCAAGATATCCCTGAAGAGGCCGCTTATGCGTTTCTGAATCATAACACTTTCCCTGAAGGCGAGATCCAACATCTTATTCTTGAATGCGGAATTAATCCAAAAGACTTTACCTGTTTTGGGACACTAAAGACGGACCGTGTTGAATTTCCTTACAAAGATGGTTTACTTGTTTTAGATCATAGTTCGTATGTGAATCAGGAAGACTTTGAACTTGAATACGAAGTGACGGATGCAAAAGCGGGGAAAAAAAATTTCCTGACCCTCCTTGAAACCCTTCAAATTCCCGAAAGGGAACCCGAAAATAAAGTTAAGAGGTTTTATCGCGCCAAATTCCAGGAATAA
- a CDS encoding IS1182 family transposase, giving the protein MLSKHDSIQRDQLEMITLDQLVPLNHLVRKMEAAIDFTFIYDLVKEMYSEVGRPSIDPVILVKLTFIQYTFGIRSMRKTIEEVETNMAYRWFLGYGFHDKVPHFSTFGKNYERRFKDTDLFEQIFYRILMTAANKKLISAEHVFVDSTHVKASANKRKFEKKIVRKETRAYQGRLQEEINQDREKHGKKPFPSDKFDKEETKEIKESTTDSESGYYVKDERTKQFAYSFHAAADRNGFVLGTIVTPGNIHDSQILEPLVEQVIEKVGKPEAVAADAAYKTPAITSYLFNKEIIPALPYTRPRTKEGFFRKQDYVYDEHFDCYLCPSGELLKYSTTNKEGYREYKSPKHTCATCSFLSQCTESKDHQKVVTRHIWQTHVEEADHLRHHQDVKTIYAKRKETIERVFADAKEKHGMRWTTLRGLKKLSMQAMLTFAAINLKKMANWTWRGPKMA; this is encoded by the coding sequence ATGCTTTCTAAACATGATTCTATTCAGCGAGATCAACTTGAAATGATTACGTTAGATCAACTGGTGCCACTGAACCATTTGGTTCGTAAAATGGAGGCTGCCATTGACTTCACTTTCATTTATGACTTGGTGAAAGAGATGTATTCAGAGGTAGGACGCCCAAGTATTGATCCAGTTATTTTAGTTAAACTGACATTCATTCAATATACCTTCGGTATTCGTTCCATGCGTAAAACGATTGAAGAAGTTGAAACCAATATGGCTTACCGTTGGTTCTTAGGCTATGGTTTCCATGATAAAGTACCTCATTTCTCTACGTTCGGGAAAAATTATGAGCGACGCTTTAAAGATACAGACCTGTTTGAACAGATTTTCTATCGCATTTTAATGACAGCTGCTAATAAAAAGTTAATAAGTGCTGAACACGTTTTCGTGGATTCCACACATGTGAAAGCCAGTGCGAATAAAAGGAAATTTGAAAAGAAAATCGTTCGTAAAGAAACACGAGCGTATCAAGGGCGTCTTCAAGAAGAAATCAATCAAGATCGTGAAAAACATGGAAAGAAGCCTTTTCCATCAGATAAATTTGATAAAGAAGAGACCAAAGAGATTAAAGAAAGTACAACGGATTCTGAGAGTGGCTACTATGTGAAAGATGAACGAACAAAACAGTTTGCCTATTCATTCCATGCGGCCGCAGACCGCAACGGTTTTGTATTGGGAACGATTGTAACACCTGGAAATATACATGACAGTCAGATCTTAGAGCCACTAGTTGAACAAGTGATTGAGAAAGTTGGAAAACCGGAAGCCGTTGCCGCAGATGCAGCTTATAAAACACCAGCGATTACAAGCTACCTATTTAACAAAGAAATCATACCGGCTTTACCTTATACACGTCCTCGCACCAAAGAAGGATTTTTCCGCAAACAGGACTATGTATACGATGAACATTTTGATTGTTACCTTTGTCCTTCGGGAGAGCTATTAAAGTACTCAACAACCAATAAAGAGGGCTATCGCGAGTATAAATCACCCAAACACACTTGTGCGACATGCTCATTTTTATCTCAGTGTACAGAAAGCAAAGACCATCAAAAAGTGGTGACACGGCATATTTGGCAAACACATGTGGAAGAAGCAGATCATCTGCGTCATCATCAAGATGTAAAAACTATATATGCGAAACGTAAAGAAACGATTGAGCGTGTATTCGCAGATGCAAAAGAAAAGCATGGTATGCGTTGGACAACTTTAAGGGGACTTAAAAAATTGTCGATGCAGGCGATGCTTACTTTCGCTGCCATTAATTTAAAGAAGATGGCCAATTGGACATGGCGAGGTCCAAAAATGGCCTAA
- a CDS encoding competence protein CoiA family protein, with the protein MLTAIKKDGTWMTLPERISANVLAEWRKSANYYCPCCKMEMSIKAGNVRIPHFAHKNNSSCRASSEPESAYHLMGKRKLFQWFLSHGYQVDLEAYFPEIKKRADILATIGGNRYAIEFQCSVIPEVEFIERTRAYQSVGIKPIWILAAKRLKRKSMYEFSLSRFQWLFVSGSWHHPFLWMYCPETNHLSVLKNLTPFTPRTVFAELTSASLTLLPPSRALPQNSFRFPFLPAWRYKRKDWSLHRVKTARRTNPFFEELYLHHITPATIPIEVGVPVRGMLLIETAPIEWQAWFYMDVFQEKKIGEKIFMANIIHFFKKRSKKGEIKFRPLPLLHEKPPLEYPVGQYIKLLEHMGYISKLEEGVFKVEKEFSLPFNSDQVQMMEKFFYDKHKLMLEKGNIQYNQGEHPYLS; encoded by the coding sequence ATGCTAACTGCGATAAAGAAAGATGGGACTTGGATGACCCTTCCTGAAAGGATATCGGCAAACGTGCTTGCTGAATGGAGAAAGTCAGCAAATTATTACTGTCCGTGCTGCAAGATGGAAATGTCCATCAAAGCAGGAAACGTCAGGATCCCGCATTTCGCCCATAAAAATAATTCTTCATGCCGTGCTTCTTCAGAACCGGAATCCGCCTATCACTTAATGGGAAAAAGAAAATTGTTTCAGTGGTTTTTATCACACGGCTATCAAGTGGATTTAGAAGCCTACTTTCCCGAAATTAAGAAAAGGGCTGATATCTTAGCTACGATAGGGGGGAATCGCTATGCAATAGAATTTCAATGCTCCGTAATCCCGGAGGTTGAATTCATTGAACGGACAAGAGCCTATCAAAGCGTGGGCATCAAGCCAATCTGGATCCTCGCTGCAAAACGCCTAAAAAGGAAAAGCATGTATGAATTCAGTTTATCCCGCTTCCAATGGCTCTTTGTCAGCGGCAGCTGGCACCATCCGTTTCTTTGGATGTATTGCCCGGAAACTAATCATTTATCAGTATTGAAGAACCTCACTCCCTTCACCCCTAGAACCGTATTTGCCGAATTGACTTCAGCTTCCTTAACACTCCTTCCCCCTAGTCGGGCATTGCCCCAAAACAGCTTTCGTTTCCCTTTTCTGCCTGCTTGGAGATATAAACGAAAAGACTGGTCCCTCCATCGTGTGAAAACTGCACGTAGAACCAATCCTTTTTTCGAAGAACTGTATTTACATCATATTACACCTGCAACAATTCCCATTGAAGTGGGTGTTCCAGTCAGAGGGATGCTTTTGATCGAAACAGCCCCGATTGAATGGCAGGCATGGTTTTACATGGATGTGTTTCAAGAGAAAAAAATAGGGGAAAAGATTTTCATGGCGAATATTATCCACTTTTTTAAGAAGCGTTCAAAAAAAGGGGAAATAAAGTTCAGGCCGTTGCCATTGCTTCATGAAAAACCACCCTTGGAGTACCCTGTAGGTCAATACATTAAGTTATTGGAGCACATGGGTTACATATCAAAGTTGGAAGAGGGGGTTTTTAAAGTTGAGAAGGAATTTTCCCTTCCCTTCAACAGTGATCAAGTTCAAATGATGGAAAAATTTTTCTATGATAAGCATAAGTTGATGCTGGAAAAGGGGAATATCCAGTATAATCAGGGAGAACATCCCTATTTATCTTGA
- a CDS encoding globin has translation MMQGNPTPYELIGEGQLHRLIDVFYSNVSQHPDLQPIFPDDLTETVRKQKQFMTQYLGGPSLYTEEHGHPMLRARHIPFEITPDRAKAWLSCMYQAMDEVGLEGEIREFFYHRLYLTAQHMINTSGTDGKGEDS, from the coding sequence ATGATGCAAGGGAACCCTACACCATATGAATTAATTGGAGAAGGGCAATTACACAGGTTAATTGATGTGTTTTACTCCAACGTTAGTCAACACCCGGATCTGCAGCCGATTTTCCCTGACGATTTAACTGAAACGGTCCGTAAACAAAAACAATTTATGACTCAATATTTAGGTGGTCCCTCTTTATATACGGAAGAGCATGGCCATCCTATGTTGCGGGCTCGACATATACCTTTTGAAATTACACCAGATCGTGCGAAAGCATGGCTCTCATGCATGTATCAAGCTATGGACGAAGTGGGCCTTGAGGGTGAAATTAGGGAATTTTTCTATCACCGCCTTTATTTAACAGCACAGCATATGATCAATACATCCGGAACTGACGGGAAAGGAGAAGACAGTTGA
- a CDS encoding lytic transglycosylase domain-containing protein, which produces MKVQDFKTFMELQAIQQFTNGNITNNGSSRSIFQDMLSELVSGDALEGTSQTLGSLLTNVETETKSFLQSGSLKSNPIATAYTNNESSETGTNYDQIISQAASLYNLPEKLIKSVIKQESNFNPEATSYAGATGLMQLMPATARSLGVDDPSNPEQSIMGGSKYLSQMMARYDGDIKVALAAYNAGPGNVDKYNGIPPFRETRNYVQKVYGTFSS; this is translated from the coding sequence TTGAAAGTCCAAGATTTCAAAACTTTTATGGAATTGCAGGCAATCCAGCAATTCACAAATGGCAACATCACAAATAATGGTTCATCTCGATCCATTTTCCAGGACATGCTGTCGGAACTGGTTTCGGGTGATGCTCTTGAAGGCACTTCGCAGACATTGGGTTCCTTATTAACCAATGTGGAAACGGAAACGAAGTCCTTTCTTCAATCCGGCAGCCTGAAATCGAACCCGATAGCCACTGCATATACTAACAATGAGTCCAGCGAAACCGGCACAAATTACGATCAAATCATCAGCCAGGCGGCCAGTTTATATAATCTCCCGGAAAAACTGATAAAGTCGGTCATTAAACAAGAATCTAACTTTAACCCCGAAGCCACCAGTTATGCTGGTGCAACTGGCCTCATGCAGTTAATGCCGGCAACTGCAAGGAGCCTTGGAGTTGATGATCCCAGCAATCCGGAACAAAGTATCATGGGCGGGAGTAAATATTTAAGTCAAATGATGGCCCGTTATGATGGGGACATCAAGGTTGCACTTGCTGCTTATAATGCAGGACCAGGAAACGTGGATAAATATAACGGCATTCCGCCCTTTAGAGAAACCCGGAATTATGTTCAAAAAGTGTATGGCACATTTTCAAGCTAA
- a CDS encoding GTP pyrophosphokinase family protein, translating into MESWDDFLAPYTQAVEELKVKLKGLRKQFERENIHSPIEFVTGRVKPIVSILDKASQKDIPIDKLGTEIQDIAGLRMMCQFVDDIEQVVELLRGRNDFEIVEERNYISHKKASGYRSYHVVIRYPVQTIHGEKNILAEIQIRTLAMNFWATIEHSLNYKYKGIFPEDIQLRLKRAAEAAFLLDAEMSQIRTEIQEAQRLFSRKKDS; encoded by the coding sequence ATGGAGAGTTGGGACGATTTCTTGGCGCCTTATACTCAGGCTGTCGAAGAATTAAAGGTTAAGCTTAAGGGATTAAGGAAACAGTTTGAGAGAGAGAATATTCACTCGCCGATCGAATTTGTAACAGGCAGGGTAAAGCCGATTGTCAGCATTTTGGATAAGGCGAGCCAGAAGGATATTCCCATTGATAAATTGGGAACCGAAATTCAGGATATTGCAGGACTTCGCATGATGTGCCAGTTCGTGGATGATATCGAACAGGTAGTTGAACTTTTACGGGGTCGCAATGACTTCGAGATAGTCGAAGAGAGGAATTATATTTCCCATAAAAAAGCAAGCGGCTACCGTTCTTATCATGTTGTCATCCGCTACCCGGTCCAGACGATCCATGGCGAAAAAAATATACTTGCCGAAATTCAAATCAGGACACTTGCGATGAATTTTTGGGCGACGATTGAACATTCTTTAAATTATAAATATAAAGGCATTTTCCCGGAAGATATTCAACTGCGGTTGAAACGCGCAGCGGAAGCGGCCTTCCTGCTTGATGCAGAGATGTCGCAAATCCGGACGGAAATCCAGGAAGCACAGCGTCTTTTTTCCCGGAAGAAAGATTCTTAA